A single window of Nocardia sp. NBC_01327 DNA harbors:
- a CDS encoding YlxR family protein, with product MSAVEWEQAQRESPASLRAGRVQSRSAPVRTCIGCRKQVLAAELLRVVAQETVVVPDPRRRLPGRGAWLHPSSLCLSQAVRRRAFGRALRVSGHLDISALEHYVENRHEHS from the coding sequence ATGTCAGCGGTAGAGTGGGAGCAGGCTCAGCGCGAGTCTCCGGCTTCTTTGCGCGCTGGACGGGTGCAATCAAGATCAGCACCTGTGCGGACCTGCATCGGATGCCGGAAACAAGTGCTAGCCGCTGAACTATTGCGGGTCGTGGCGCAGGAGACTGTGGTTGTTCCCGATCCGAGGCGTAGACTGCCCGGAAGGGGTGCCTGGTTGCACCCCTCTTCGCTTTGTCTGAGCCAAGCAGTTCGGCGCCGAGCATTCGGCAGAGCACTACGAGTGTCCGGACATCTGGATATCTCAGCCCTGGAGCATTACGTAGAGAACAGGCACGAGCACTCATGA
- a CDS encoding DUF503 domain-containing protein, with protein MFVGALEFDILLGDVHSLKEKRSVIRPVIAELIKFGVSAAEGGDHDLYRRTLLGVAMVGVGMDHLTQVLDKCERHVAARPELQLLAVRRRVFGPED; from the coding sequence CTGTTTGTGGGAGCGCTCGAGTTCGACATACTTCTCGGCGACGTACATTCGCTGAAGGAGAAGCGCTCCGTCATCCGCCCGGTCATAGCCGAGCTGATCAAGTTCGGTGTGAGCGCCGCAGAAGGCGGCGATCACGATCTGTATCGGCGTACGTTGCTGGGCGTCGCAATGGTCGGTGTGGGCATGGACCACCTGACCCAGGTGCTGGACAAGTGCGAACGGCACGTGGCAGCACGCCCGGAGTTACAGTTGCTGGCGGTACGCCGCCGCGTCTTCGGACCCGAAGACTGA
- a CDS encoding DHH family phosphoesterase, with the protein MTEPVDLAAAVSVLDTARSVTVLCHVQPDADTIGSGLALAQVLRRRGVPVQVSFAEPSELPVSMRGLPGTELLVPAKQVVREVDVLVAVDCGSAGRLGALADRLGGARISLVLDHHRSNTRFGMVNVIDENAESTAGLVARVLDAWGEPIDRDIAYCLFAGLVTDTGSFKWARPGSHALAERLLATGIDGAGITRTLMDTHPFAWLPMLSRVLASAELDREAANGAGLVYVFVRREDTVGVRSEEVESIIDLIRTTSEAQVAAVFKETRSTSGQWTVSLRSHDSADGSPGVDVACVAGALGGGGHRYAAGYSTTGSPGELIENLTRELAQP; encoded by the coding sequence GTGACGGAACCGGTCGATCTGGCCGCGGCGGTGTCGGTACTCGACACCGCCCGATCGGTCACGGTGCTGTGCCATGTCCAGCCCGATGCCGACACCATAGGCAGCGGGCTGGCTCTGGCGCAGGTGCTGCGCCGGCGGGGAGTGCCGGTGCAGGTGTCCTTCGCCGAGCCGTCGGAGCTGCCGGTGTCCATGCGCGGGCTGCCCGGCACCGAACTGCTGGTGCCGGCCAAGCAGGTCGTGCGTGAGGTCGATGTGCTGGTCGCGGTGGACTGCGGCAGTGCCGGTCGGCTGGGTGCGCTCGCGGACCGTCTCGGCGGCGCACGCATCAGCCTGGTGCTGGACCATCATCGCTCCAACACCCGCTTCGGCATGGTGAACGTCATCGACGAAAACGCTGAATCCACAGCGGGTTTGGTCGCCCGGGTGCTGGACGCCTGGGGTGAACCGATCGACCGCGACATCGCGTACTGCCTCTTTGCCGGTCTGGTCACCGACACCGGCTCGTTCAAATGGGCCCGGCCCGGTTCCCACGCTCTCGCCGAGCGTCTGCTGGCCACCGGTATCGATGGCGCCGGGATCACCCGGACCCTCATGGACACCCACCCCTTCGCCTGGCTGCCCATGCTGTCGCGCGTGCTCGCCTCGGCGGAGCTGGATCGCGAGGCCGCGAACGGTGCCGGCCTGGTCTACGTCTTCGTCCGCCGTGAGGACACCGTCGGTGTGCGCTCGGAGGAGGTCGAGAGCATTATCGACCTCATCCGCACCACCTCCGAGGCCCAGGTGGCGGCCGTGTTCAAGGAAACCCGCAGCACCTCCGGGCAGTGGACGGTCTCCCTCCGCTCGCACGACAGTGCCGACGGCTCACCGGGAGTCGACGTCGCCTGCGTCGCAGGAGCTTTGGGCGGCGGCGGCCACCGCTACGCCGCCGGCTACTCCACCACCGGCAGCCCCGGCGAACTCATAGAGAACCTGACCCGAGAGCTCGCTCAACCCTGA
- the rbfA gene encoding 30S ribosome-binding factor RbfA produces MVDQARARRLAKRISSIVATAIEYEIKDPRLRFVTVTDCKVTGDLREATIFYTVMGETLDTEPDYTEASAGLEKAKGILRSKVGAGTGVKFTPSLAFKLDTVPTVAKEMEELLARARDADARVAQVAVNATHAGDADPYKVDDDKDED; encoded by the coding sequence ATGGTGGATCAAGCCAGGGCACGCCGACTCGCCAAGCGGATCTCCTCGATCGTGGCCACCGCGATCGAGTACGAGATCAAGGATCCGCGACTGCGGTTCGTCACCGTCACCGATTGCAAGGTGACCGGTGATCTGCGAGAGGCCACCATCTTTTATACGGTGATGGGCGAAACGCTCGACACCGAGCCCGATTACACCGAGGCGTCGGCCGGACTGGAGAAGGCCAAGGGCATTCTCCGTTCCAAGGTCGGCGCGGGTACCGGCGTGAAGTTCACGCCGTCCCTGGCGTTCAAGCTCGATACCGTGCCCACCGTCGCGAAGGAGATGGAGGAGTTGCTGGCCCGGGCCCGCGACGCCGACGCTCGTGTCGCACAGGTCGCGGTGAATGCGACCCACGCCGGCGACGCCGACCCGTACAAGGTCGACGACGACAAAGACGAAGACTGA
- the rimP gene encoding ribosome maturation factor RimP, which yields MPMPTEDRVSQLVAGLVERRGFDLEGVSISAAGTAHAKVKVTVDSDEAAPLNAVAELSSEVSAALDEAGDFGETPYLLEVTTPGIDRPLTELRHWRRARGRKVKVTLRPGVESPEEKGKARFEARVGAATETEVALVLGGKRKPHRVTVPLAGIEFAVVQVEFSPPGIAELELAGGVAPGRPRPGAQEVPLDDGAADEAPDDEAPEDEDEAVSDSPTEGIVE from the coding sequence ATGCCGATGCCGACCGAGGACAGGGTGAGCCAGCTCGTTGCTGGGCTCGTCGAACGCCGGGGATTCGACCTCGAGGGCGTTTCGATTTCGGCCGCCGGTACCGCGCATGCCAAGGTGAAGGTGACAGTCGACAGTGACGAGGCCGCCCCACTGAACGCCGTCGCAGAGCTGAGCTCGGAAGTTTCGGCGGCGCTCGACGAGGCGGGCGACTTCGGCGAGACCCCGTATCTGCTGGAGGTCACCACCCCCGGCATCGATCGACCCCTCACCGAGCTACGCCACTGGCGGCGTGCCCGCGGCCGCAAGGTGAAGGTCACGCTCCGCCCGGGCGTCGAATCTCCGGAGGAGAAGGGCAAGGCGCGCTTCGAGGCTCGCGTGGGGGCCGCCACCGAGACCGAGGTGGCACTGGTCCTCGGCGGCAAGCGGAAGCCACACCGGGTGACGGTGCCGCTGGCCGGAATCGAGTTCGCCGTGGTGCAGGTGGAGTTCTCTCCGCCGGGCATCGCCGAACTCGAGCTAGCCGGGGGAGTCGCACCGGGCCGTCCGCGGCCGGGTGCGCAGGAGGTGCCCCTGGACGACGGCGCGGCAGACGAAGCACCGGACGACGAAGCACCCGAAGACGAAGACGAAGCAGTATCCGATTCACCGACCGAAGGGATCGTGGAATGA
- a CDS encoding DUF4139 domain-containing protein has product MTPLDTAITAVTVYPDRARVTRSGKANLVAGEHRIRVAPLPTGLLHDSIRVAGQGDVTVLGVDIVTERQAVTSDEQVADLLARMRTLDAAMTELADADRAAEARVAFLKRLAQRSAERLAKADEDRVIEFADSLEAQYGAVHAARRERERLRQEHIREHQALERQLADLRGKNRTDITAAVITVDAAQPVTVDLEVSYVVPGASWYSTYDLRLGETGLTLRWFGLVRQSTGEDWPECRLQLSTARPAQALDVPELDPWFISSVAPQVEINAMMAHSRRYEESDSDLAVPSFMGAAPSAAAPRASRSAPVRESVAAVEQGITAATYTPQRTIAVPSDGTAHRAMITALDLEAQLDHVTAPVQSLEAVLRATARNTSEHTLPAGRAALFHDTEYVGATDLETWAPGEERELALGVDDRIRVERELVRRNATKATLGSARRTEVEYMITLSNHGTRPATVTVLDRLPVSRDAAITVRETTTKPQPADRDELGVLTWKTDLSPQAETTITFGYRVESAKGITIYGLDD; this is encoded by the coding sequence ATGACTCCACTCGACACCGCCATCACCGCGGTCACCGTGTACCCGGACCGAGCCCGCGTGACCCGATCCGGCAAGGCGAATCTGGTGGCGGGCGAGCATCGGATACGGGTGGCGCCCCTGCCCACCGGCCTGCTGCACGATTCGATCCGGGTTGCCGGACAGGGCGATGTGACGGTGCTCGGCGTCGATATCGTGACCGAGCGGCAGGCGGTGACCAGTGACGAGCAGGTCGCGGACCTGCTGGCCCGCATGCGCACCCTGGACGCGGCGATGACCGAGCTCGCCGACGCCGACCGCGCCGCGGAGGCCCGTGTGGCATTTCTGAAGCGGCTCGCCCAGCGGTCCGCCGAGCGGCTGGCGAAGGCCGATGAGGATCGCGTCATCGAATTCGCCGACAGCCTCGAAGCACAGTACGGGGCCGTCCACGCCGCACGGCGGGAGCGGGAACGACTGCGGCAGGAGCACATTCGCGAACACCAGGCCCTCGAGCGGCAATTGGCGGACCTGCGCGGAAAGAACCGGACCGATATCACGGCCGCGGTGATCACCGTCGATGCCGCACAGCCGGTGACCGTGGACCTCGAGGTGTCCTATGTGGTGCCGGGTGCGAGCTGGTACAGCACCTACGATCTGCGCCTCGGCGAGACCGGGCTGACGCTGCGCTGGTTCGGGCTGGTGCGCCAGAGCACGGGCGAGGACTGGCCCGAATGCCGGTTGCAGCTGTCCACCGCCCGTCCGGCGCAGGCGCTGGACGTCCCCGAATTGGATCCGTGGTTCATCAGCTCGGTAGCACCGCAGGTTGAGATCAACGCCATGATGGCCCATAGCCGCCGGTATGAAGAATCGGACTCCGATCTAGCGGTGCCGAGTTTCATGGGCGCGGCGCCTAGCGCGGCCGCACCCCGCGCGTCGAGGTCCGCCCCGGTCCGCGAATCCGTAGCCGCCGTCGAACAAGGCATCACTGCGGCGACCTACACGCCACAGCGCACCATTGCAGTACCGTCCGACGGCACCGCGCACCGCGCCATGATCACGGCCCTCGATCTGGAAGCGCAACTCGATCATGTGACCGCGCCGGTGCAGTCGCTGGAGGCGGTGCTGCGCGCCACGGCCCGCAATACCTCCGAGCACACGCTCCCCGCCGGCCGCGCGGCCCTGTTCCACGACACCGAATACGTCGGCGCCACCGACCTCGAGACCTGGGCCCCCGGCGAGGAGCGCGAACTCGCACTCGGCGTCGACGACCGCATCCGCGTCGAACGAGAACTGGTGCGCCGCAATGCCACCAAGGCCACACTGGGCTCCGCCCGCCGCACCGAGGTCGAATACATGATCACCCTCAGCAACCACGGCACCCGCCCCGCCACCGTGACAGTCCTGGACCGCCTCCCCGTATCCCGCGACGCCGCCATCACCGTCCGCGAAACCACCACCAAACCCCAGCCCGCCGACCGCGACGAACTCGGCGTCCTCACCTGGAAAACCGACCTGTCCCCCCAAGCCGAAACCACCATCACCTTCGGCTACCGAGTCGAATCCGCCAAGGGCATCACCATCTACGGCCTCGACGACTGA
- the nusA gene encoding transcription termination factor NusA, with the protein MNIEIEALRAIVADKGISMETVISAIESALLTAYRHTDGHEANARIDINQKTGVVRVMAREVDADSNVISEWDDTPEGFGRIAATTARQVVLQRLRDAENEKSFGDFATHEGDIVGGVIQRDARMNARGTIVVRIGSEANGTEGVIPPAEQVPGETYEHGDRIKCYVVGVSRGPRGPQITLSRTHPNLVRRLFALEVPEIADGSVEIVAVAREAGHRSKIAVRSTVSGVNAKGACIGPMGQRVRNVMSELAGEKIDIIDYAEDPATFVGNALSPSKVVSVTIVDPDARAARVVVPDFQLSLAIGKEGQNARLAARLTGWRIDIRSDAAPDVAGSVRSEAHRS; encoded by the coding sequence ATGAACATCGAAATCGAAGCCCTGCGCGCGATTGTCGCCGACAAGGGGATCTCGATGGAGACCGTGATCTCCGCGATCGAGTCCGCGTTGCTCACCGCTTATCGGCACACCGACGGCCACGAGGCCAACGCCCGCATCGACATCAACCAGAAGACCGGCGTCGTAAGGGTGATGGCCCGCGAGGTCGACGCCGACAGCAATGTCATCTCCGAATGGGACGACACCCCAGAGGGTTTCGGCCGCATCGCCGCCACCACCGCCCGCCAGGTGGTGCTGCAGCGGCTGCGCGATGCCGAGAACGAGAAGTCCTTCGGCGATTTCGCCACCCATGAGGGCGACATCGTCGGCGGCGTGATCCAGCGCGACGCCCGCATGAACGCGCGCGGCACCATCGTGGTGCGCATCGGCAGCGAGGCGAACGGCACCGAGGGCGTCATCCCGCCCGCCGAGCAGGTGCCCGGCGAAACCTACGAGCACGGCGATCGCATCAAGTGCTACGTGGTCGGCGTCTCGCGTGGCCCGCGTGGCCCGCAGATCACGCTCTCGCGTACCCACCCGAACCTGGTGCGCCGCCTGTTCGCGCTCGAGGTGCCGGAGATCGCGGACGGTTCGGTCGAGATCGTGGCCGTGGCCCGCGAGGCCGGGCACCGCTCCAAGATCGCGGTCCGCTCCACCGTCTCGGGCGTGAACGCCAAGGGCGCGTGCATCGGCCCGATGGGTCAGCGCGTGCGCAATGTCATGAGCGAGCTGGCCGGCGAGAAGATCGACATCATCGACTACGCCGAGGATCCCGCGACTTTCGTCGGGAATGCGCTCTCCCCGTCGAAGGTTGTCTCCGTCACGATTGTCGATCCCGACGCCCGCGCGGCCCGGGTCGTGGTGCCGGACTTCCAGCTCTCGCTGGCGATCGGCAAGGAGGGCCAGAATGCCCGCCTCGCAGCACGTCTCACCGGCTGGCGTATCGACATTCGCAGCGACGCGGCGCCCGATGTGGCCGGGTCGGTGCGTTCCGAAGCGCACCGCAGCTGA
- a CDS encoding outer membrane protein assembly factor BamB family protein, whose amino-acid sequence MVNGVEALRKWLSRIAAAAGALGAGLIVGGTALAVYSRCFASTRSLHKEWLDRGAWFTAGPGVEISVLPGYLATAALLTGIAMLVTVAVVVVRVVRRWDSYLGLNALVALSTIGAVVVLPFMAVHYHLLEAYRLISFEYQLFEMLPTAIAAAGVLVAGTVLFVPIALRPVHTRTLPIQVLALLLTTGMLVSAGVAVAAVRLGDDQRNIDHTTASRTESAAVPDRLGAERYRIPIPVAPNYFGETAADDVVPAGAGFVIASAQGLTAYDGSTGLPRWHYLRRNVERDGRFGPAYIPRTLRPLDNGAMVLALWDQLGWIAFDASTGEILWQGSDFTRDTVPGVSWEFPGSELRTDSEALILVGDNRITGYDSRSGLRLWSADTTTPECKPSKSDVAATETVVYQISRCTNHSEFWFTSTVRDARTGVVIGTREVGRSAETNAPESVASIKRFGGVVVIWWLEMNDTHHIVFAMPQQLATTPVTDEKDYLPIGGDQAGTEALVDKSTHTDDGYNHDRLPVLELPEGAEKYTLTGPEPDHDSPLLFLPAEIVAVFRYGSTEGNPRSSLQSWSRDNGGPAADRPIASDNRTCDFTQLMAAPGATLALCVEDQSAELVGFGSVR is encoded by the coding sequence ATGGTCAATGGCGTTGAGGCGCTGCGCAAGTGGCTGTCACGGATTGCTGCGGCGGCGGGCGCACTGGGTGCCGGTTTGATCGTCGGCGGGACGGCACTCGCGGTCTACAGCCGCTGCTTCGCATCAACACGATCACTGCACAAAGAGTGGCTGGACCGCGGAGCCTGGTTCACCGCCGGCCCAGGGGTGGAGATCTCGGTGCTCCCCGGTTACCTCGCCACCGCGGCCCTACTGACCGGAATCGCGATGCTGGTCACGGTGGCGGTCGTCGTGGTCCGCGTGGTGCGGCGATGGGACAGCTATCTGGGGCTGAACGCCCTCGTCGCGCTATCGACGATCGGTGCGGTAGTCGTGCTGCCATTCATGGCAGTGCACTATCACCTGCTCGAGGCATATCGCCTGATCAGTTTCGAGTACCAGCTTTTCGAGATGCTGCCCACCGCGATCGCGGCCGCCGGTGTGCTGGTCGCCGGAACGGTACTGTTCGTGCCGATCGCGCTTCGACCCGTACACACCCGCACCTTGCCGATACAGGTACTCGCTCTATTGCTGACGACCGGGATGCTGGTATCGGCCGGCGTCGCTGTTGCTGCCGTCCGCCTGGGTGATGATCAGCGAAATATAGATCATACGACAGCATCCCGGACGGAGTCTGCGGCTGTACCGGACCGGCTCGGCGCGGAGCGCTACCGGATACCGATTCCGGTAGCGCCCAACTATTTCGGCGAAACGGCTGCCGATGACGTGGTGCCCGCGGGCGCGGGATTCGTCATCGCCTCGGCGCAGGGTTTGACGGCCTATGACGGTTCGACCGGCCTGCCCCGCTGGCACTACCTGCGACGGAACGTCGAACGCGACGGCCGGTTCGGCCCGGCCTACATACCGCGAACGCTGCGGCCGCTCGATAACGGAGCGATGGTCCTCGCGCTGTGGGATCAGTTGGGCTGGATCGCCTTCGACGCCTCGACCGGGGAAATCCTCTGGCAGGGTTCGGATTTCACCCGCGACACTGTGCCCGGAGTGTCGTGGGAGTTTCCCGGCAGCGAGCTCCGGACCGATTCCGAGGCCTTGATCCTGGTGGGCGACAACCGGATCACGGGTTACGACTCGCGCAGCGGGCTTCGGCTGTGGTCAGCGGATACGACCACTCCGGAATGTAAACCGTCCAAGTCCGACGTCGCCGCCACCGAGACAGTGGTGTATCAGATCTCCCGCTGCACGAATCACAGCGAATTCTGGTTCACCTCAACAGTCCGGGACGCCCGAACGGGTGTAGTGATCGGGACACGCGAAGTCGGCAGAAGCGCGGAGACGAACGCCCCGGAGTCGGTGGCGTCTATCAAACGGTTCGGCGGTGTCGTCGTCATATGGTGGCTCGAAATGAACGACACACACCACATCGTCTTCGCGATGCCCCAGCAACTCGCCACCACACCGGTCACCGACGAGAAAGACTATCTGCCCATCGGCGGCGACCAGGCCGGCACCGAGGCGCTGGTCGACAAATCGACCCACACCGATGATGGCTACAACCACGATCGTCTCCCCGTCCTCGAACTCCCCGAGGGCGCCGAAAAATACACTTTGACCGGGCCTGAGCCGGATCACGACAGCCCGCTACTCTTCCTACCGGCGGAAATCGTCGCCGTATTCCGCTACGGCAGCACCGAAGGCAATCCCCGATCCAGCCTGCAGTCATGGAGCCGCGACAATGGCGGACCGGCAGCGGACCGGCCGATCGCCTCCGATAACCGCACATGTGACTTCACGCAGCTTATGGCCGCGCCCGGCGCGACACTGGCATTGTGCGTGGAGGATCAGTCCGCAGAGCTGGTGGGTTTCGGCTCGGTGAGGTAA
- the infB gene encoding translation initiation factor IF-2 — translation MAGKARVHELAKELGVTSKELLARLKEQGEFVKSASSTVEAPVARRLRESVAPKSTPANGSAKPAAGKPGDQAPRPAAKPVPGASSGPRPGAPRPSAPAPAAPAPAAPKAPAASEQAAPAANAEASGPRPGAPRPAAPAPAPKPAVRETPAPAAASEAPAAAAAPQQQGQRPTPGAPRPAQPAPAAEARPAAPQAAAPAPSAAPRPAGPKPGPKAPRVGNNPFSSAPERPAPRPAPGQAQGQGGARPAPGQSGPRPGPGQSPRPGQGGPRPGGAQGGGRPAPGQGGPRPAAGQGGPRPGGPRPNPGSMPPRPNPGAMPSRAARPAPGGGRPGGPGQGGPRPGGGAGRPAGAGGPYRGGQGGAPGTGGAPGAGGGAAAGGFRGRPGGGGGGRPGSGGGRGGAAGAFGRPGGAVRKGRKSKRAKRAEYESMQAPAVGGVRLPRGNGEVIRLARGASLSDFADKINANPASLVQALFNLGEMVTATQSVNEETLELLGSEMNYVVHVVSPEDEDRELLANFDLTYGEDEGDEDDLQFRPPVVTVMGHVDHGKTRLLDTIRQANVREGEAGGITQHIGAYQVLTHVNQLDRLITFIDTPGHEAFTAMRARGAKATDIAILVVAADDGVMPQTVEAINHAQAADVPIVVAVNKIDKEGANPQKIRQQLTEYGLVAEEYGGETMFVDISAKQGTNIEQLLEAVVLTADATLDLRANPDMDAQGVAIEAHLDRGRGPVATVLIQRGTLRVGDSIVAGDAYGRVRRMVDEHGEDVVAALPSRPVQVIGFTSVPGAGDNLLVVEEDRIARQIADRRNARKRNALAARSRKRISLEDLDAALKETSELNLILKGDNSGTVEALEEALLGIDVGEEVRLRVIDRGVGGVTETNVNLASASNAIIIGFNVRAEGKATELANREGVDIRYYSVIYQAIDEIEKALKGLLKPIYEEVELGRAEIRAIFRSSKVGNIAGCWVTSGSVKRNAKARLLRDNVVVAETVTISSLRREKDDATEVREGFECGMTLTYNDIREGDIVEAYELREKPRD, via the coding sequence GTGGCAGGCAAGGCCCGCGTGCACGAGTTGGCTAAAGAACTCGGTGTCACGAGCAAGGAACTACTCGCAAGGCTCAAGGAGCAGGGCGAGTTTGTGAAGTCCGCGTCGTCGACGGTGGAAGCACCCGTCGCACGTCGCCTGCGGGAGTCCGTCGCCCCGAAGAGCACCCCGGCGAACGGTTCCGCAAAGCCGGCCGCCGGTAAGCCCGGCGACCAGGCCCCGCGTCCGGCTGCGAAGCCGGTCCCCGGCGCATCCTCGGGACCCCGTCCCGGTGCGCCCCGTCCGTCCGCTCCGGCCCCGGCAGCTCCGGCTCCGGCAGCGCCCAAGGCTCCGGCCGCTTCCGAGCAGGCCGCCCCGGCGGCCAATGCCGAGGCGTCGGGACCGCGTCCCGGTGCGCCCCGCCCGGCCGCGCCCGCTCCGGCTCCCAAGCCGGCCGTGCGTGAAACCCCTGCTCCCGCAGCAGCTTCCGAGGCTCCGGCCGCGGCTGCCGCACCGCAGCAGCAGGGTCAGCGTCCGACCCCGGGCGCTCCGCGTCCGGCCCAGCCGGCTCCTGCCGCCGAGGCGCGTCCCGCGGCTCCGCAGGCTGCCGCTCCGGCACCGAGCGCGGCCCCGCGCCCGGCCGGTCCGAAGCCGGGTCCGAAGGCCCCGCGCGTCGGTAACAACCCCTTCTCCTCCGCTCCCGAGCGGCCCGCGCCGCGTCCGGCTCCGGGCCAGGCCCAGGGTCAGGGCGGCGCTCGTCCGGCCCCCGGCCAGAGTGGTCCGCGTCCCGGCCCCGGCCAGAGCCCGCGTCCCGGTCAGGGTGGCCCCCGTCCGGGTGGCGCCCAGGGTGGCGGTCGTCCGGCTCCGGGTCAGGGTGGTCCGCGTCCGGCCGCCGGTCAGGGCGGTCCCCGCCCCGGTGGCCCGCGTCCCAACCCCGGCTCCATGCCTCCCCGCCCGAACCCGGGTGCCATGCCCTCGCGTGCCGCACGTCCGGCGCCCGGCGGCGGTCGCCCCGGTGGTCCGGGTCAGGGTGGTCCGCGTCCCGGTGGCGGCGCAGGTCGTCCGGCCGGCGCCGGTGGTCCGTACCGCGGTGGCCAGGGCGGCGCCCCGGGTACCGGTGGTGCTCCGGGTGCCGGTGGCGGCGCAGCAGCGGGTGGTTTCCGCGGGCGTCCCGGCGGTGGCGGCGGTGGCCGTCCCGGTTCCGGTGGTGGCCGCGGCGGTGCCGCGGGTGCCTTCGGTCGTCCGGGTGGCGCGGTCCGCAAGGGCCGTAAGTCGAAGCGGGCGAAGCGCGCCGAGTACGAGAGCATGCAGGCTCCGGCCGTCGGTGGCGTGCGTCTGCCCCGCGGCAACGGCGAGGTCATCCGCCTCGCCCGTGGCGCCTCGCTGTCCGACTTCGCCGACAAGATCAACGCCAACCCGGCCTCGCTGGTCCAAGCGTTGTTCAACCTCGGTGAGATGGTCACCGCGACCCAGTCGGTGAACGAGGAGACCCTCGAGCTGCTGGGTTCGGAGATGAACTACGTCGTGCACGTGGTCTCCCCGGAGGACGAGGACCGCGAGCTGCTCGCCAACTTCGACCTCACCTACGGCGAGGACGAGGGCGACGAGGACGATCTGCAGTTCCGTCCGCCGGTCGTGACCGTCATGGGCCACGTCGACCACGGTAAGACCCGACTGCTGGACACCATCCGCCAGGCGAACGTCCGTGAGGGCGAAGCTGGCGGTATCACCCAGCACATCGGCGCCTACCAGGTGCTGACGCATGTCAACCAGCTCGATCGACTGATCACCTTCATCGATACACCGGGCCACGAGGCGTTCACCGCCATGCGTGCCCGTGGTGCGAAGGCCACCGATATCGCGATCCTCGTGGTCGCGGCCGACGACGGCGTCATGCCGCAGACGGTGGAGGCCATCAACCACGCGCAGGCCGCGGATGTGCCGATCGTGGTGGCGGTCAACAAGATCGATAAGGAAGGCGCGAATCCGCAGAAGATTCGCCAGCAGCTGACCGAATACGGTCTGGTCGCCGAGGAGTACGGCGGCGAGACCATGTTCGTCGACATCTCGGCGAAGCAGGGCACCAATATCGAGCAGCTGCTCGAGGCGGTCGTCCTCACCGCGGATGCCACCCTGGATCTGCGGGCGAACCCGGACATGGACGCGCAGGGTGTGGCTATCGAAGCCCACCTCGATCGCGGTCGTGGCCCGGTGGCCACCGTCCTCATCCAGCGCGGCACGCTGCGCGTCGGTGACTCGATCGTGGCGGGCGACGCCTACGGCCGAGTGCGCCGCATGGTCGACGAGCACGGCGAAGACGTCGTGGCGGCCCTGCCGTCGCGTCCCGTCCAGGTCATCGGTTTCACCTCGGTGCCCGGCGCCGGCGACAACCTCCTCGTTGTCGAGGAAGACCGCATCGCTCGCCAGATCGCGGACCGTCGTAATGCGCGTAAGCGCAATGCGCTGGCCGCACGCAGCCGCAAGCGCATCTCCCTGGAAGATCTGGATGCCGCTCTGAAGGAGACTTCGGAGCTGAACCTGATCCTCAAGGGCGACAACTCCGGTACCGTCGAGGCCCTCGAAGAGGCGCTGCTCGGTATCGATGTCGGCGAAGAGGTGCGTCTGCGCGTCATCGACCGCGGTGTCGGTGGCGTCACCGAGACCAACGTCAACCTGGCGTCGGCGTCGAACGCGATCATCATCGGGTTCAACGTCCGGGCCGAGGGCAAGGCGACCGAGCTGGCGAACCGCGAAGGCGTGGATATTCGCTACTACTCGGTCATCTACCAGGCGATCGACGAGATCGAGAAGGCTCTCAAGGGTCTACTCAAGCCGATCTACGAAGAGGTCGAACTGGGCCGGGCGGAAATCCGCGCGATCTTCCGTTCGTCCAAGGTCGGCAATATCGCCGGTTGCTGGGTCACCTCCGGGTCGGTCAAGCGCAATGCCAAGGCGCGTCTGCTGCGTGACAACGTGGTTGTCGCCGAGACGGTCACCATCTCCTCGCTCCGTCGTGAGAAGGATGACGCCACCGAGGTCCGCGAGGGCTTCGAATGCGGTATGACGCTCACCTACAACGACATTCGTGAAGGTGACATCGTCGAGGCCTACGAGCTGCGCGAAAAGCCGCGCGACTAG